From a single Stigmatopora argus isolate UIUO_Sarg chromosome 4, RoL_Sarg_1.0, whole genome shotgun sequence genomic region:
- the rbm42 gene encoding RNA-binding protein 42, giving the protein MALKSEEERLKEMEAEMALFEQEVLGGPVPLAGSAPVVEAVPVALTVTAIPVVRPVIGTNTFRQVQQTLEARGTFAGPPPTFVGPAPVLSVRAPPPMMRPAFVPHILQRPSGPRLHIIRAPPIAPPLPRPPPPPPVIGSPPLQGQAPQGLSPPIQNMINAPPVSEVMSVASSPSTRTAVSTSVKPPTVFHGSPSVYSAPPVTVVPRKTDARSQRQARMEELAARVAEQQAAVMAAGLLERSESEDGVIGPNRPEPEPVVKVQVQQQAYKLKNVETSSEDKKVKPKTEKVRKCIRTAAGTSWEDASLLEWEPDDFRIFCGDLGNEVNDDILARAFSRYPSFLKAKVVRDKRTGKTKGYGFVSFKDPNDYVRAMREMNGKYVGSRPIKLRKSMWKDRNMEVVRKKQREKKKLGLR; this is encoded by the exons ATGGCGCTCAAATCAGAAGAAGAACGTTTGAAGGAGATGGAGGCAGAGATGGCGCT GTTTGAGCAAGAGGTTCTTGGTGGCCCAGTCCCACTCGCTGGAAGCGCCCCTGTCGTGGAGGCTGTACCTGTAGCCTTGACTGTCACTGCGATACCAGTTGTCCGACCAGTTATTGGCACCAACACCTTCAGACAG GTCCAGCAAACACTCGAGGCGAGAGGGACTTTTGCTGGCCCACCTCCCACCTTTGTTGGACCAG CCCCAGTCCTCTCAGTGCGTGCCCCTCCTCCGATGATGAGGCCAGCCTTCGTTCCTCATATTTTACAAAGACCTA GTGGTCCAAGGCTCCACATTATTCGCGCCCCTCCTATTGCCCCTCCTCTGCCGCGACCTCCCCCACCTCCGCCCGTGATAGGTTCACCTCCCTTACAGGGCCAGGCACCTCAGGGGCTTTCTCCACCCATCCAGAACATGATCAATGCGCCTCCA GTCAGTGAGGTGATGTCTGTGGCTTCCTCCCCATCGACAAGAACAGCCGTCTCAACTTCTGTTAAGCCCCCGACAGTCTTCCATGGGTCTCCAAGTGTTTACTCAGCACCCCCTGTCACCGTTGTCCCCCGAAAAACTGATGCCAGGTCTCAGCGTCAAGCCAGAATG GAGGAGCTGGCGGCTCGGGTTGCCGAGCAACAGGCCGCTGTGATGGCGGCGGGACTGCTGGAGAGGAGTGAGAGTGAAGACGGCGTCATCGGACCCAACAGGCCTGAGCCGGAGCCCGTGGTTAAAGTACAGGTGCAACAACAAGCTTATAAACTAAAG AATGTGGAAACTTCCTCGGAAGACAAGAAGGTGAAGCCGAAGACTGAGAAGGTAAGGAAGTGTATCCGAACGGCAGCAGGAACATCCTGGGAGGACGCCAGCCTGTTAGAGTGGGAACCAG ATGACTTCCGAATTTTCTGCGGCGACCTCGGCAACGAGGTCAACGATGACATTTTGGCCAGAGCCTTCAGCAGATATCCGTCATTCCTCAAAGCTAAG GTTGTGAGAGACAAGCGTACAGGAAAGACAAAAGGCTACGGGTTCGTCAGCTTCAAAGATCCAAACGATTATGTGCGAGCCATGAGGGAGATGAACG GAAAATACGTTGGCAGTCGTCCCATTAAACTGAGAAAAAGCATGTGGAAGGATCGCAACATGGAAGTGGTTCGAAAAAAGCAGAGAGAAAAGAAGAAGCTGGGCCTTAGATAG